The bacterium BMS3Abin14 genome includes a region encoding these proteins:
- the gctA gene encoding glutaconate CoA-transferase subunit A encodes MAEATIPTFMRGKDKIMSLPDAVKTFIKPGTCICPGGFSYTKKPFALAREVIRQRIGDLFVTMNGGASIADFWAGAGLIKLMDTTYIGLEGIQPVAYNIRRSIQDGTIDIEDYSNYGYGLRTVAGRYGWPFAPCMAEMGTDLSEHDTFKKMGLRGKKADGSWVHPSIPPERMSVIEDPFDGWGLRPHAFEGGDNTSNQTNALEQVREATAYTGNKGVKVILVPPILPEVTIVLAQRVGERGTTRIEGILGPDAEQAIAAKYCIVQAEKVVTEEELRAQPYSNNLALQFVDSIVEVPYGGFPGQVPYYYDYDWDFWRAWAQLNKKPKDEVSDFMYDWVCDDEWTFLSTRPGDGYPTITGTKGLQRLFELRADAIYSYKPGLARPL; translated from the coding sequence ATGGCAGAGGCGACTATCCCCACTTTCATGAGGGGAAAAGACAAAATCATGTCCCTCCCTGATGCGGTCAAGACTTTCATCAAGCCTGGTACCTGCATCTGCCCGGGCGGCTTCAGCTACACCAAGAAGCCCTTCGCCCTGGCCCGTGAGGTAATCCGCCAGAGGATCGGCGACCTCTTCGTTACCATGAACGGCGGTGCCTCCATTGCGGATTTCTGGGCCGGCGCCGGCCTGATCAAGCTGATGGATACGACATATATCGGCCTGGAAGGAATCCAGCCGGTGGCCTACAATATCAGGCGCTCCATCCAGGATGGCACCATAGATATCGAGGACTATTCCAACTATGGCTACGGCCTCAGGACGGTTGCCGGCCGCTACGGCTGGCCCTTCGCACCGTGCATGGCGGAGATGGGTACCGACCTTTCCGAGCATGATACGTTCAAGAAGATGGGCCTGCGCGGGAAGAAGGCCGACGGTTCGTGGGTTCACCCCTCCATCCCCCCCGAGAGGATGTCCGTTATTGAGGACCCCTTCGACGGATGGGGACTGCGGCCCCATGCCTTTGAAGGCGGAGACAACACCTCCAACCAGACCAACGCTCTGGAGCAGGTGCGCGAGGCGACGGCCTATACCGGCAACAAGGGCGTCAAGGTCATCCTCGTTCCGCCCATCCTCCCCGAGGTCACCATCGTGCTGGCCCAGCGGGTCGGCGAACGCGGCACCACCCGGATCGAGGGGATTCTTGGACCCGACGCCGAGCAGGCGATAGCGGCCAAGTACTGTATCGTGCAGGCGGAGAAAGTGGTTACGGAGGAGGAACTCCGTGCCCAGCCTTACTCCAACAACCTCGCTCTCCAGTTCGTGGACTCCATCGTCGAGGTTCCCTATGGCGGGTTCCCCGGCCAGGTCCCGTATTATTACGATTATGACTGGGACTTCTGGCGCGCATGGGCGCAGCTGAACAAAAAGCCCAAGGATGAGGTTAGCGACTTTATGTATGACTGGGTATGTGACGACGAGTGGACCTTCCTGAGCACGCGTCCGGGCGATGGTTATCCCACCATTACGGGCACCAAGGGTCTCCAGAGGCTCTTCGAGCTTCGTGCCGACGCCATTTACAGCTACAAGCCCGGTCTGGCCAGGCCTCTGTAA
- the gctB gene encoding glutaconate CoA-transferase subunit B, with protein MSVIRQDDPKAWTHVDDTEYEAYCKEKGIDPEKYTTMELLAIAAARQTYDYSFIFAGTGLPMIGCMMAQHTYAPNALIIMEAGILDPKLIEVPISVSEARGGYQCSTLSNMADTFGTFAQRGFCTFGMLGGAECDKYGNLNSTCMGGYYSKSARDDGKPGPAVRFAGSGGANPIASYSDVGLAMMVQEKRRFPEKCDFLTSPTGSRGKIGTSEDRWHYGLFRGGATTIVSDLAIFRSNPDTGELELAEIYPGVDEQLVKDNVSWDLKKAKDFSSFVAPQLEEIKIARMVCDPNRIYLGRKTKRDLAAEK; from the coding sequence ATGTCAGTAATTAGGCAAGACGATCCCAAGGCCTGGACTCACGTGGATGACACTGAGTACGAGGCCTACTGCAAGGAGAAGGGCATCGATCCTGAGAAGTATACTACGATGGAGCTCCTTGCTATCGCTGCCGCCAGGCAGACCTACGACTATTCCTTCATTTTCGCGGGCACGGGCCTTCCCATGATCGGGTGCATGATGGCCCAGCATACGTACGCGCCCAACGCCCTCATCATCATGGAGGCTGGAATCCTCGATCCCAAGCTGATAGAGGTTCCCATCTCGGTTTCCGAGGCCAGGGGCGGATACCAGTGCTCAACCCTCTCCAATATGGCCGACACCTTCGGTACTTTTGCTCAGCGCGGTTTCTGCACCTTCGGGATGCTGGGCGGGGCCGAGTGTGACAAGTACGGAAACCTCAACTCCACATGCATGGGCGGCTACTATTCCAAGAGCGCTCGTGATGACGGGAAACCCGGACCGGCCGTGAGGTTCGCCGGTTCCGGTGGCGCGAACCCCATCGCTTCCTACTCGGACGTCGGCCTGGCCATGATGGTCCAGGAGAAGAGGCGCTTCCCGGAAAAGTGCGACTTCCTGACCAGCCCCACCGGTTCCAGGGGTAAGATCGGCACCAGCGAGGACAGGTGGCACTATGGCCTGTTCCGCGGCGGCGCGACCACCATCGTTTCGGATCTCGCAATCTTCCGCAGCAACCCGGACACCGGGGAGCTGGAGTTGGCGGAGATCTATCCAGGCGTGGATGAACAGTTGGTTAAGGACAATGTAAGCTGGGATCTGAAGAAGGCGAAGGATTTCTCTTCTTTCGTCGCTCCGCAGCTTGAGGAGATCAAGATCGCACGGATGGTCTGCGACCCGAACCGTATCTACCTTGGCCGGAAGACCAAGAGGGATCTGGCCGCCGAGAAGTAG